A stretch of DNA from Methylogaea oryzae:
AATCAGGTGGGACTAGGGGGCAGCGGCGAAGCGGAGGCCGTGGTGGAACACAAAGTGTTCCGCGGCCTGGACATCCTCTACACCCTGCGTTTGCCCAGCGGCCAAAGCGTCCTCTCGGCCGCACCCAACGACGTGCAGTATGCCGTCGGCCAGCGTCTATACGCGAGCCTGCGCGTCAGGGAGCCGGTGTTGGTGGAAGAGTAAACGCGCCGGCGCCGCGAAGCGGCGCACGGTGGCGGAATACATTAAAAAAGGCGGCACCGGGTGACCGGCGCCGCCTTTTTTGTGCAGCGGGACGCTTAACGCACTTTCTTCAGCGTATCGCCTTCGCTGTCGAATTTGCAGAAGTGGCCGAGGAAATAGCTGCAATCTTCCGACTGCTTGACGGTGGCCGCATCGCCTTGCAGGGTAACGTTGAGGGTGCAGTAGCGGCGTTCGCTTTCCGATTGCTTGCGCAGCACCAGTTCCGTGTCGGAGACTTTTTTGGCTTCGCCGGAAATGTCCACGGAGCAAGCGTGGGCGTCTTTTTCGCCTTCGCCCGGTTCGAAATCCACGTCCATGCTGACGATCTTGTCGCCGTTTTTCTGGGTGACGATTTTCAGGTGCTGCACGTGGCTGCCGGCGGTGCGCAAATAGTGTTCGGCACCGGCCTGGGCGGCACCGGCGAACAACAGGCCCAACGCGGCGTAAGCGATTCTTTTCATGGTTTTTGCGGTCCTTATGGTTTGGTTATCGGAACTAGTAAACCGGCTCGGGCTCAATCGCGCAACAATTCGTTGATGCCCACTTTGCCGCGGGTGCGCTCGTCCACCTGCTTGATGATGACGGCGCAGTACAGGCTGTATTTGCCGTCGCTGGAGGGCAGGTTGCCGGCCACCACCACGGAACCGGCCGGCACGCGGCCATAGCTGATTTCGCCGGTCATGCGGTTGTAGATCTTAGTGCTCTGGCCGATGTACACGCCCATGGAAATCACCGAGCCTTCTTCCACCACCACGCCTTCGACGATTTCCGAGCGCGCGCCGATGAAGCAATTGTCTTCGATGATGGTCGGGCCGGCCTGCAGGGGTTCCAGCACGCCGCCGATGCCGACGCCGCCGGACAGGTGCACGTTCTTGCCGATCTGGGCGCAGGAACCCACTGTAGCCCAGCCGTCCACCATGGTGCCGGAATCCACGTAGGCGCCGATATTGACGAAAGAGGGCATCAGGATCACGCCCGGGGCGATGTAAGCGCCTTTGCGCGCTACGGCGCCGGGCACCACGCGAATGCCGGCATCGCGGAAATCGGCTTCGCTGCAGGCGCCGAACTTGGTGTCAACCTTGTC
This window harbors:
- the dapD gene encoding 2,3,4,5-tetrahydropyridine-2,6-dicarboxylate N-succinyltransferase; protein product: MSSLENIINEAFENRTDFSPSSAPNEVRNAVEEALALLDAGKARVAEKIDGQWVVNQWLKKAVLLSFRLNDNRVMDSGVHRYFDKVDTKFGACSEADFRDAGIRVVPGAVARKGAYIAPGVILMPSFVNIGAYVDSGTMVDGWATVGSCAQIGKNVHLSGGVGIGGVLEPLQAGPTIIEDNCFIGARSEIVEGVVVEEGSVISMGVYIGQSTKIYNRMTGEISYGRVPAGSVVVAGNLPSSDGKYSLYCAVIIKQVDERTRGKVGINELLRD